The genomic DNA CCCACTTCTTTGCTCACGGCACGACGTGTCAGCAGATGTTCTGCGCCATAGATTTCCGGCGTTTCCGACAGGATCGCCGTACCACCGTGCCGCACCAGCAGATCGACAGCCGCACCCAGTGCCGGATTCGCCGTGATGCCCGAATAGCCGTCAGAGCCGCCGCATTGCAGCGCGATATTGATGTGCGAAACGGGAACCGGCTCACGCACGGCCTGGTTTGCGACAGGCAACATGTTTTTGACTGCGGCGATGGCGGCATCGACGGTCTTTTGCGTACCGCCTTCTTCCTGCATCACCAGCGGCACCAGCAGCGGCCCCGGCTCGACGCCCTCGGCGATGAACATTGCGCCCATCTGGTTCGCTTCGCAGCCAAGCCCGATGATGACGATGCCAGCAAAGTTCGGATGCTTCACATATCCGCCAACCGTGCGACGCAGTTGCTGGATGCCCTCGCCGTGATGGTCGATACAGCAACCGAAGCTATGCGTGATCGGCACGATGCCGTCGACGTTCGGAAACGCGTCGAGCGCGCCCGGCTGTGCAAAGTGCTGCGCGACCAGCTTCGTGACGGTGGCCGAGCAGTTCACGGTGCTGACCACGCCAATGTAGTTACGGGTCGCGACGCGGCCGTCTGCTCGCCGGAAGCCGTTGAACGTGAGCGGCACTGTAGCGGCATCGACCTGCTTCATGTCTTCGCCGAACGCGTAATCGCGCGCGAAGTCGCCCATCGACACGTTGTGAACGTGTACGTGATCGCCTGCGCGAATCGGCTGCGTCGCGAAGCCGATGATCTGGCCGTAGCGCCGCACGGGCGCACCTTGTGCAACGTCGCGGCAGGCGATCTTGTGTGCCGCAGGAATGTCAGCCGATGCAACGAGATTGTCGAAATCAGCGAGAATAGTGCCGGCGGTGAGCGCGCCGCGCGCAATGAGTACATCGTCGTTGTCGTGCAGTTTGATCGCGAGTGTGACCTGGCTCATCATGGTCCTCCTGTTTCGGATTGTGGGTTGGGGCAGGCGACGCTCTCTGCTGAAGTGCGGAGCGTTTGCCGGCGCGGACTCATATTGCGGTCGGCCCGGTATGACACGCAAACTGGTCAGGCCACTTTTGATGGGGTTGAAAACAGGCCCTTCCCGTGTGGCTGATGAAGGATGAAAAGTGGAAAGTCGTTTGAAAGCA from Paraburkholderia terrae includes the following:
- a CDS encoding UxaA family hydrolase, whose translation is MSQVTLAIKLHDNDDVLIARGALTAGTILADFDNLVASADIPAAHKIACRDVAQGAPVRRYGQIIGFATQPIRAGDHVHVHNVSMGDFARDYAFGEDMKQVDAATVPLTFNGFRRADGRVATRNYIGVVSTVNCSATVTKLVAQHFAQPGALDAFPNVDGIVPITHSFGCCIDHHGEGIQQLRRTVGGYVKHPNFAGIVIIGLGCEANQMGAMFIAEGVEPGPLLVPLVMQEEGGTQKTVDAAIAAVKNMLPVANQAVREPVPVSHINIALQCGGSDGYSGITANPALGAAVDLLVRHGGTAILSETPEIYGAEHLLTRRAVSKEVGEKIVERIHWWEDYAKREKGSIDNNPTPGNKAGGLTTILEKSLGAVAKSGSSPLMGVYRYAEPIDTHGLVFMDAPGYDPMGATGQIASGANLVVFTTGRGSCFGAKPAPSIKLATNSTMYKRMADDMDINCGDIMDGTVSVEQKGEEIFRMILDVASGHKSKSEALGVGNEEFVPWMIGAQM